Below is a window of Mucilaginibacter ginkgonis DNA.
ATCCAACCTCTGTCCGACTGGTAAAACACAAGCGACATTATCATAAGCAGCAAACCCAATGCAATGTGAAACGGTAACGCGTAATCGCCGGAACTGTAAAGGCCGGTAATCCCAAATATATGACCTACTAAGGCTGCGTAAACTAAAAGGAACATGACAGCGCATACCAACTGGCTGGCATCGAACCTGTCGAAAGTTACCAGCAATACAGCGCTTGAAATAAGTAAGAGATTGATGGCTGTAAGCAGAGAGGTACGGCCGGGCTGCTGATCAATATTCGAGTAGATGTCCCTGAAAAGCCAGTTATCTATTTTAAAATCGATGCCAAAAAGATGTTCGGCAATTATTAAAACGCAAAAGATAAAAATGACCCCGGCAATTATACGTACGGTTTTAACGTAACCGCCATTCAATAAAATGAGCGCTGTGCCACCGATGATGATCATGATGGCCGAGTTGGCCATCATCACCGCGCCGTTTGATAAGAAGCTGCGCAGCTCTACCGAGTTAAAGATCCAACCGCATAAGCCTACCAACCCCAGCGACAAGGCAAGCGCTGCCATTACATATGACATGCGCTTATTTACGCGGTTGGGTAATGTAACTTGCAGCATACTTAAAGCTAGATTTTAAGAAAAATGCCTACCTAACGAATCTACAATTTAAAGATTACAACGGGAACGATCAGTAAAATATTGCTGTAGATGCCGGCCAAAACATCATCTGCCATTACACCCAGTCCGCCGGGCAAGGCTTCAAGCCTGCGGATATACAGTGGTTTCAGAATATCAAAAAACCGGAACATTACAAACCCGGCTATTAGCAGCCAGATGTTGTGCGGTAAAAAGATCATAGACACCATCATGCCGGCGGCCTCGTCTATCACCACACGCGAACTATCTTTGCCCCAATCTGCTTCAACGCGGTTACCTACGTAGATACCTAAAAGCATTATTAGCAATGTAGCAGCAGCAAATAGTACCTGGAAGTTGGCAACGTCAATTCGCCATGAAAGCCAGATGAGCAAACAGAATACGGCCGCCGCAATAGTGCCACCGCCTTTTATAAAGCCGATTCCCAGGCATGATGCGATAGCCTTATTCATATAGGTAATTATATAAAACTTAGCGCAGCAAACAAAAGCGATTATAACATGCTTATTGAGTAAATTTTACAACCATGGGATTTGAACAATACCACGAGCCACCCGAAGAGCTTAGCAGCGAAACCCGCACATTTGCCCGCATGATAGTTTCTTTATGCGAAGAAGCTGAAGCCATTAACTGGTACGAACAGCGCATAAGCGTTGAGCAAGACAAGGATGCAAAGGCCATTATGCAAAACGCCCAGCACGAAGAGTTTAAACATTTTGGCATGGACCTGGAGTTTTTATTACGCAAGAAGGAGGTGTGGCGCAAAACGCTTGAAGCCATTTTGTTTAAGCAAGGCGACATTGTTGAGCTTGGCGAGAAAGGCGAAGAAGCTTCGGAATAGATTTAATAACCCCTCTCCTTTGGAGAGGGGACGGGGTGAGGCCTTACCTCAACGCATCAAAACTGTATTTGGCATCGCTCCAGAATTCGTCGAGGGCAATGATGCGTGGTTTGAAGAAAGAGATCAATTGCGGCCAGTTACTTTGCTCAAAAATATTTACGCCGGTAATCGTTTTGCTGATGCGGGTAATGGTCTTGCTATACTCATCGGTGCTATGCAGCTGCCAGTCCCAGTCTTCGTTCAGGTAACTGCGGAGGATGTTTTTCAGCTCTAAAAATTGCTCGAAGAATAATTCCTGGATACCTGCGTCGGGATGGGTGATATCAATACTGATGCTCGCCGACGACTTATCCGCCTGCATCCGGAAATACAAGTGTTTGATCCCTGTTTTATAATTGATCCAGCTTATCTTTAACCCTTCGGCAGAAAGCACCGGCGACATATACTGCCCGAAAGCCGTCCAGAATGCCTGCTTTAGTTGCGATGCCTGCTCTTTTGAATACATCAACCGCAAATAAACAAAATCACTGCGGTATCATGGTTCTGAAAGTAAGGTTTACCCGCGGCTCTTTCACCTTTTTTGATTTTGGCAGGCTATGTATCCAATGTGATTGTGTGGTGCCTTTCATCTCCAATAAACTGCCGTTCTGCAGCATTATCGATGTAGCCTCTTTGGTCACCCGGTGTTTCAGTGCGAACTTTCGTTCGGCACCAAAACTTAATGACGCGATCGAGGAATCTTTACCCAGCGCCCGCTCATCATCGCTATGCCAGCCCATACCTTCGTCGCCGTCGTGGTATAAATTTAACAGGCACGAGTTGTAGATCACACCCGTATACTTTTCGGTAAGTGCCTTCAATTCCAGCAATTCTTTAGTCCAGGGCAAAGCCCGCCGTGTTTTGTTCGAATAGCTATAGTCGAAGCTTTGATCGCCGTACCAGGCTACCATACGTTTGGTTATAAAGTGCTTACCGAATATGATCGCCTCGTCGTTCTTCCAATCGATGTTATTGAGCAAGATGTCAAAGTACCTGTTGGCCTCCAATTCGTCGAGCACAATGCCATAATAGTCTACCTGTCCGTCGTAAGGCAGCAGGTTAATTATTTGCTTACTTTCCATTCTGATTTTTCCACTTGTTATACTTTTCCCTCATACAATGCGCGCAAGGGCGATAACCGGCTTGCAAGGCTTCGTTTTCATCAGTAAAGAATACCCGGTTTTGAACATTCATTCGCTTACCAGACTTGCAGTTTAACCGTCCATAGATTTTATCTATATGATTCCCTCCGATAGATAGCTTCCCCTGTCTAACCAATTTTAAAAGATTTCTGTTGCGGGAAAACTGCGTCTCGCCCAGATCCTGGTGACGGATCATTACGCTCCTATAACCCTGCTCGATTCCCAGCCTATCATTGCGCTTTTGCGGTTGCTGCCCCAGTGATACTGGCCTATTTCGCCGGTAGAGCGTATCACCCTGTGGCACGGTATCAAAAATGCAACCGGGTTATCGCCAACTGCCGATCCTACCGCGCGGCTTGCAGTCGGGCTGTTGATCTTATTGGCCAAACCATTATAAGATGTTAAGCCCCCCATGGGTACTGTGAGTAACGTTTCCCAAACTTTTAGTTGGAAGGGTGTGCCTTTTAAATGAAGTTTTATTTCGGGTAGTTTACTCCAGTCTTGGGTAAAGATGTACAACGCGTTTTGCTGTATGGTATCTAAAAAATTGTGGAACCGGGCTTTCGGAAAAAGCTTAAATAACTGGGCAAATGCTGTTTCCTCGTCCTCATCTGCAAATGCCATATAGCAAATTCCTTTAATGGTCGACGCAATAAGTAACTTCCCAAATGGGCTTTCGGCGAAGCTATAATTGATGTGCAGGTGTTCGCCGCCATTTTTATACTCACCGGGTGTCATGCCTTCTATTTTCATAAACAGGTCGTGCAGGCGGCCGGTGCCTGATAGGCCGGTTTCGAATGCAGCGTCGAGAAGCGTAGCACTTTTATCTTTTAGTAACGACTTGGCATGTTCCAGGCTGATGTACTGCAAAAACTGTTTTGGTGTAACGCCCGCCCAGTCCTTAAACATGCGCTGAAAGTGAAATGGGCTAAGATTAATGTGCGCGGCCGCGTCATCCAACGAAGGCTGTGATTTATAATTGAGCCTTAAAAAGTCTATGGCCGCTGCTATGCGGTTGTAATCTAATTCTTGTTGCGTTTCCATTATCTTGATATTTAATGATACAAAAATATCCCGGAAACAGAGGCCATGAAACCCGATTCTTGCGTTGTTATTAGAATCTCATTTTAGCTAACCGATCTAAAGGTGTGTCTGCTACTTCCACAAGTAGTCGTGTGCAAAATCAATGATGGGTGGCGATGCCATAGGGGGGCTATCCTGCCAAAAGCAAACAAGCGTTTAACTTCGTAATCTTCAGATATTTAAAAAATTAGGCGAATTACCATTAAGTAAAAAACTGGTTTAAGAGGCATAAATCCGCCTTCATCGCCATAGCATCGCCACCCGCATCGCCATATCACTAGGTGTTGAAATCTTACGGAAATACTTACGCTTACGACATCTTACCTGGTAGATGACGTATACAGCCTCTTCTAGTTGAAAGGTCAATTCCCGACCATAAATACCGCGTTGCCAAATAGCAATTTGCCGTTTTCCCAGAAACTGCGAAACAGCGGATCGTCTACTATGTACACTACCGAACCGCGCCCCATGCTTTGTACGCCAAGCAGCATACCATCAGCGATTTTAACTTTCGCCTGCTGGCCAACAAAGCCGGCAACATAGCCATCCTTTTTTATAGTACCCACGTTCCAGCCGTCATCGCCTAAGAAATCGTAAACCGTGTCGTCAAGCTTTATGGTGTAGTAATATTTAGGATAGCCAAAGCCGAGCGGATGGCTATTGTCTATATTGATCTTGTAAATAGCGCCGGGAACAGAGCCGCGGATCGCTTCATGACTACGCTCGTCAAAGCTTTTTATCGCGGCGTATTTGTTTTTCGCATCAGCCTTGTCATCTTTTTTGTCTTCTTTTCTTTTTACGCCAAATCCGTTACGCCCAGCCAGGGCGGTTACAGCATCGCCAAGGGCTATTAGTTTGCCGCCATCGCGGATCCAGCCTTGCAGTTTCTCTACCGGCGGCTCGTTGTAATTGCCATCGGGCATGATAATCACATCAAAATCCGAAAGTTTTACCCGGTTCAGATCCGTCAGTTTTACCAAACTAACCGGGTAATTTATCTGCTGGTCGAAATAATGCCACACTTCACCAACGCTTGTGGCATTGGTAGTTTCGCCGCATAGCAGCATCACGCGCGGTTGTTTTAGATAATGCACATCGCCTGAGCCAAAATCGGCACCCTTATCTACAAAACCTGTAGTCAGCGCGGTTAAATTTCGGTTGTTCCTTATCGCGATATCCGTAACCGTTCTATCATAGTCGGCACTATTGCCCGCGCGGGCGATGATCAGCGTTCCTGCGTCAAATTTTTTACCCGCCGCTTCAAAAGGTTTTTCGGCGTAACGTACCTTGATGTGTGCTTTTTGCAGATCGGCAAGGAAACGCACATCAGCCAAAGATTTCCAGGGCAGCACATAAGCGTAAGCGTTA
It encodes the following:
- a CDS encoding phosphatidylglycerophosphatase A family protein is translated as MNKAIASCLGIGFIKGGGTIAAAVFCLLIWLSWRIDVANFQVLFAAATLLIMLLGIYVGNRVEADWGKDSSRVVIDEAAGMMVSMIFLPHNIWLLIAGFVMFRFFDILKPLYIRRLEALPGGLGVMADDVLAGIYSNILLIVPVVIFKL
- a CDS encoding ferritin family protein: MGFEQYHEPPEELSSETRTFARMIVSLCEEAEAINWYEQRISVEQDKDAKAIMQNAQHEEFKHFGMDLEFLLRKKEVWRKTLEAILFKQGDIVELGEKGEEASE
- a CDS encoding DUF4268 domain-containing protein, with amino-acid sequence MYSKEQASQLKQAFWTAFGQYMSPVLSAEGLKISWINYKTGIKHLYFRMQADKSSASISIDITHPDAGIQELFFEQFLELKNILRSYLNEDWDWQLHSTDEYSKTITRISKTITGVNIFEQSNWPQLISFFKPRIIALDEFWSDAKYSFDALR
- a CDS encoding alpha-ketoglutarate-dependent dioxygenase AlkB family protein; protein product: MESKQIINLLPYDGQVDYYGIVLDELEANRYFDILLNNIDWKNDEAIIFGKHFITKRMVAWYGDQSFDYSYSNKTRRALPWTKELLELKALTEKYTGVIYNSCLLNLYHDGDEGMGWHSDDERALGKDSSIASLSFGAERKFALKHRVTKEATSIMLQNGSLLEMKGTTQSHWIHSLPKSKKVKEPRVNLTFRTMIPQ
- a CDS encoding Ada metal-binding domain-containing protein, with the protein product MIRHQDLGETQFSRNRNLLKLVRQGKLSIGGNHIDKIYGRLNCKSGKRMNVQNRVFFTDENEALQAGYRPCAHCMREKYNKWKNQNGK
- a CDS encoding methylated-DNA--[protein]-cysteine S-methyltransferase; translated protein: METQQELDYNRIAAAIDFLRLNYKSQPSLDDAAAHINLSPFHFQRMFKDWAGVTPKQFLQYISLEHAKSLLKDKSATLLDAAFETGLSGTGRLHDLFMKIEGMTPGEYKNGGEHLHINYSFAESPFGKLLIASTIKGICYMAFADEDEETAFAQLFKLFPKARFHNFLDTIQQNALYIFTQDWSKLPEIKLHLKGTPFQLKVWETLLTVPMGGLTSYNGLANKINSPTASRAVGSAVGDNPVAFLIPCHRVIRSTGEIGQYHWGSNRKSAMIGWESSRVIGA